The following coding sequences lie in one Drosophila simulans strain w501 unplaced genomic scaffold, Prin_Dsim_3.1 Segkk16_quiver_pilon, whole genome shotgun sequence genomic window:
- the LOC120285441 gene encoding uncharacterized protein LOC120285441 encodes MAPRQQNARSARAVESRRTRGIQSYRCRVCRGIHPLRKCARFLKLSAEKRLRAVLINQYCANCLAHEHSTGDCRSGDRCKKCDRSHHTLLHMHEQVSSLSRSRARSRLQPVPTRQAASASSQRSRRHNPPTQRRSSPPRRPESTTPGPSLSSLLQRHSVNILPTALVKLETGTKTFETAALIDPCSPMSCIDASLASAFKLSMTNVGDEKVCTTTIRSRIDANTKLEVVLKIEPRVRIRTPVRALSDTVVSKYRDIMLADDGFHRPATVSMVLGADIYPKVIQSGFLTFDEGMPVAQKTVFGWIVSGACSLP; translated from the coding sequence ATGGCTCCTCGTCAACAAAACGCACGCAGTGCTCGTGCCgtggagagcagacgtacccgaggtattcaatcctaccgatgccgagtctgccgcggtatccatcctcttcggaagtgcgcgaggttcctaaagctcagcgctgaaaagcgtttGCGAGCAGTCCTCATTAACCAATACTGCGCCAATTGCCTCGCTCACGAGCATTCCACGGGAGACTGCCGAAGCGGTGATCGTTGCAAGAAGTGCGACCGATCCCACCACACGctgctccacatgcacgagcaGGTTAGCTCGTTGTCGCGGTCGCGAGCGCGCTCACGTCTCCAACCGGTGCCAACCCGGCAAGCAGCTTCGGCCTCGTCCCAACGTTCCCGCCGGCAcaatccgccaactcagcgTAGGAGTTCACCGCCACGACGACCGGAATCGACGACGCCAGGCCCATCGCTCTCGTCGCTGCTGCAACGCCACAGCGTGAACATCCTTCCCACAGCGCTGGTCAAGTTGGAGACCGGgacgaagaccttcgagaccgcaGCACTTATCGATCCGTGCAGCCCCATGAGCTGCATCGACGCTTCGTTGGCGTCAGCCTTTAAGCTTTCGATGACCAATGTTGGCGACGAGAAGGTCTGCACGACGACGATTCGCTCCAGGATCGACGCGAACACGAAGCTCGAGGTCGTGCTCAAGATCGAACCCAGGGTGCGGATCCGTACACCTGTCCGGGCATTGAGCGACACCGTAGTGTCCAAGTACAGGGACATCATGCTGGCGGATGACGGGTTCCATCGGCCTGCTACCGTATCCATGGTCTTAGGAGCAGACATTTATCCTAAGGTTATCCAATCCGGATtcctgaccttcgacgagggAATGCCGGTCGCTCAAAAAACTGTGTTTGGGTGGATCGTGTCCGGTGCCTGCAGCCTGCCGTAG